In Methanocaldococcus lauensis, a single genomic region encodes these proteins:
- a CDS encoding DHH family phosphoesterase — MITVIGYGTFGKKVVNLIKNKEPITIIDIKIDDIDDLLKEGIKAIVGDATDENVLKKAEIDKADIVLILTNNPDINRKIAEKVCELSPKSYKIARAIPGYHELYMGLNIDKVINILESGAKDIAKEVEGAKLKRKLMRLKYLLLEGKKKCINEKENEEESKRPLLILTHTNPDPDAIASAMALKTISEKWGVEAEIAYGGSIGYDENKAMINLLGINLLNIENVNLNDYCIIAVVDTSTSKQLPILPPKIDIIIDHHNNSDLTAEYVDIRPKVGATSTILTQYLMELNIEPSRNLATALFYGIQSDTDYFKRETSKLDFEAAAYLQGYIDATLLNMIENPEISTEVMEVLARAIMNRKVVKGNIALAYVGEISNRDALPKAADFLLKMEGISTTFVFGIVGDEIHISARTKDLRLNLGEILNKAFGGGGHQTAAAAKIPLGIFKAVSDKEALRKLVEEAIRTKILEVIGIKEEEK, encoded by the coding sequence ATGATAACCGTAATAGGATATGGAACTTTTGGTAAAAAAGTTGTAAATTTAATAAAAAATAAAGAACCTATAACCATAATCGACATAAAAATTGATGATATAGATGATTTATTAAAAGAAGGTATAAAGGCAATTGTTGGAGATGCTACTGATGAAAATGTATTAAAAAAAGCAGAAATAGATAAAGCAGATATTGTATTAATATTAACAAACAATCCAGATATTAATAGAAAAATAGCAGAAAAAGTTTGTGAATTAAGTCCTAAATCTTATAAAATTGCTCGTGCTATACCTGGCTATCATGAACTTTATATGGGTTTAAATATAGATAAGGTTATAAACATCTTAGAAAGTGGTGCTAAAGACATTGCAAAAGAGGTTGAGGGTGCAAAATTAAAAAGAAAATTAATGAGGTTGAAATATTTACTATTAGAAGGTAAGAAAAAATGTATTAATGAAAAAGAAAATGAAGAAGAAAGTAAAAGACCATTATTAATATTAACCCATACAAATCCAGATCCAGATGCAATTGCCAGTGCAATGGCTTTAAAAACAATATCTGAAAAATGGGGAGTTGAGGCAGAAATAGCATATGGAGGAAGTATTGGATATGATGAAAATAAGGCAATGATAAATTTGTTAGGTATTAATCTTTTAAATATTGAGAATGTTAATTTAAACGATTACTGCATAATTGCTGTTGTAGACACATCTACATCAAAACAGTTACCAATATTGCCTCCTAAAATAGATATAATTATAGATCATCATAATAATTCTGATTTAACTGCTGAATATGTTGATATAAGGCCAAAGGTAGGTGCGACATCTACTATTTTAACTCAATATCTTATGGAGTTAAATATTGAACCTTCAAGAAACTTAGCAACCGCTTTATTTTATGGAATACAGTCAGATACTGACTATTTTAAAAGAGAGACATCAAAATTAGATTTTGAAGCTGCTGCTTATTTACAAGGTTATATAGATGCTACATTACTAAATATGATTGAAAATCCAGAAATATCAACTGAAGTTATGGAAGTATTAGCCAGAGCTATAATGAACAGAAAAGTAGTTAAAGGTAACATAGCCTTAGCCTATGTAGGAGAGATTAGTAATAGAGATGCCCTACCAAAAGCCGCTGATTTCTTACTAAAAATGGAAGGAATATCTACAACATTCGTCTTTGGTATAGTTGGTGATGAAATACACATATCTGCAAGAACTAAGGATTTGAGGTTAAACTTAGGAGAAATATTAAATAAGGCATTTGGTGGGGGAGGGCATCAAACAGCTGCAGCAGCTAAAATTCCTTTAGGTATATTTAAAGCAGTATCTGACAAAGAGGCTCTAAGAAAGTTAGTTGAAGAAGCTATTAGAACTAAGATATTAGAGGTTATTGGAATTAAAGAAGAGGAAAAATAA
- a CDS encoding MBL fold metallo-hydrolase yields the protein MIKLLYDGELIRENGIIKKASSSVTLIQTKNHNIIVDTSTKDKRELIIKELEKLNLSPKDIEITINTHLHYDHIENNSIFKNATFYASPKEFGFNEYFEDFKKFKDKEIEIVETPGHTYGSISVIYKDYIVVGDASPLKNNVIKLIPPRLNVDEKLALKTLKYIRSLKKNVITGHEGIVYKEEII from the coding sequence ATGATAAAACTCCTATATGATGGAGAACTTATAAGAGAAAATGGAATAATAAAAAAAGCATCTTCATCAGTAACTTTAATCCAAACAAAAAACCACAATATAATTGTAGATACTTCAACAAAGGATAAGAGAGAACTAATTATTAAAGAATTGGAAAAATTAAATTTATCTCCAAAAGATATTGAGATTACTATAAATACTCATTTACATTACGACCACATTGAGAACAATTCAATATTTAAAAATGCCACATTTTATGCCTCTCCAAAAGAATTTGGATTTAATGAATATTTTGAAGATTTTAAAAAATTTAAAGATAAAGAGATTGAGATAGTTGAAACTCCAGGGCACACTTATGGTAGTATTTCAGTTATTTATAAAGATTATATCGTTGTTGGAGATGCCTCTCCTTTAAAAAATAATGTGATAAAATTAATTCCACCAAGGTTAAATGTAGATGAAAAATTAGCCCTAAAAACTTTAAAATATATTAGAAGTTTAAAAAAGAATGTAATTACTGGACATGAAGGAATTGTATATAAGGAAGAGATAATTTAA
- a CDS encoding DNA double-strand break repair nuclease NurA, which yields MQINDDKELYVPESLIDKLIEKDLPKMKDKMISEFNELLKIKDKIRDCLESKNKIKPVFPDTTSIPTSCGVDGAYTLRQLLGWDLVQVSSIIVEGVTPPKEENKWKEPKFFYYSSFVDRKERNSSVLRGIMVKLELHLINNAPHMLKFIDGSIKTPYIHLHQAYKSKQSGVSEELWDVFINKKNEVIEGYSENDDVLEFPTLNDALNDYLEILSNKRSDMYYVAVPKAITTSYVKEEIEDEMELELKIDDRGLLNLILKPGELLGPFNILLEEEFHFKINEEDKELINEEIIDDITDELKNWQVFYYALPDESGCKNRGVIRFEINSYISKNDKILKNVITGIIHNTKFYPNIMEPYPLYIADKMVKSTTYTLNISQENLSYEAIKNFIDKGIDPYHILMLFNSYRTAEG from the coding sequence ATGCAAATTAATGACGATAAAGAATTATATGTTCCTGAAAGTTTAATTGATAAGTTAATAGAAAAAGACCTCCCAAAAATGAAAGATAAAATGATCTCTGAATTTAATGAACTTTTAAAAATAAAGGATAAAATAAGAGATTGTTTAGAATCAAAGAATAAAATTAAACCTGTTTTTCCAGATACTACATCGATTCCTACATCTTGTGGAGTAGATGGAGCATATACATTGAGGCAATTGTTAGGTTGGGATTTAGTTCAAGTATCTTCAATTATTGTTGAGGGAGTTACCCCACCAAAAGAAGAGAATAAATGGAAAGAACCAAAATTTTTTTACTATTCTTCTTTTGTAGATAGAAAAGAAAGGAATAGTAGTGTTTTGAGAGGAATTATGGTAAAATTAGAGTTACATCTAATAAATAACGCTCCACACATGTTAAAATTTATTGATGGCTCTATCAAAACTCCATATATTCATCTTCACCAAGCATATAAGAGCAAACAATCTGGAGTTAGTGAAGAATTATGGGATGTTTTTATTAATAAAAAAAATGAGGTTATTGAAGGTTATAGTGAAAATGATGATGTCTTAGAATTTCCAACATTAAATGATGCATTAAATGATTATTTAGAAATATTAAGTAATAAGAGATCAGATATGTACTATGTAGCAGTCCCAAAAGCAATAACTACATCATATGTTAAAGAAGAAATTGAAGATGAAATGGAATTAGAATTAAAAATTGATGATAGGGGCTTATTAAATTTGATATTAAAACCTGGAGAGTTGTTAGGACCTTTTAATATATTACTTGAAGAAGAGTTTCATTTTAAAATCAACGAAGAAGATAAGGAATTAATAAACGAAGAAATTATTGATGATATAACTGATGAATTAAAAAATTGGCAAGTATTTTATTATGCACTTCCTGATGAAAGTGGATGTAAGAATAGAGGAGTAATAAGGTTTGAAATTAATAGTTATATATCCAAAAATGATAAGATATTAAAAAACGTGATTACAGGAATTATTCATAATACAAAGTTTTATCCCAACATTATGGAGCCCTATCCGTTGTATATTGCAGATAAAATGGTAAAAAGCACTACATACACGCTAAATATCTCTCAAGAAAATTTATCATACGAAGCAATAAAAAATTTCATTGATAAAGGTATCGATCCCTATCACATCTTAATGTTATTTAACAGTTATAGAACTGCGGAGGGGTAA
- the mch gene encoding methenyltetrahydromethanopterin cyclohydrolase — protein MLSVNKKALEIVNNMISKKEELNIEVIKLENGATVLDCGVNVPGSWEAGKLFTKVCLGGLAHVGISLSPSGFEDINLPFVKVKTSHPAIATLGSQKAGWAVKVGKYFAMGSGPARALAKKPKKTYEEIGYEDDADVAVLCLEASKLPNEEVADYVAKECNVEPENVYLLVAPTSSLVGSIQISGRVVENGTYKMLECLEFDVTKVKYAAGLAPIAPIIGDDFAMMGATNDMVLYGGITYYYIKSDENDDIESLCKALPSCTSKDYGKPFMEVFKSADYDFYKIDKGMFAPAVVIINDITNGKVYKSGKINVEVLKKSLGWTEL, from the coding sequence ATGTTAAGTGTAAATAAAAAAGCCTTGGAAATCGTAAATAATATGATTTCAAAAAAAGAGGAGTTAAATATAGAAGTTATAAAATTAGAAAATGGAGCAACTGTTTTAGATTGTGGAGTTAATGTTCCTGGAAGTTGGGAAGCAGGAAAGTTATTTACAAAGGTTTGCTTAGGAGGTTTAGCTCATGTTGGTATATCCTTATCTCCATCAGGTTTTGAAGATATAAACCTTCCATTTGTTAAAGTAAAAACATCTCATCCAGCCATTGCTACATTAGGTTCTCAAAAGGCAGGTTGGGCAGTAAAAGTTGGCAAATACTTTGCAATGGGTTCAGGACCAGCAAGAGCATTGGCTAAAAAACCTAAGAAAACTTACGAAGAAATTGGATATGAAGATGATGCAGATGTTGCTGTTTTATGTTTAGAGGCATCAAAATTACCTAATGAAGAAGTTGCTGACTATGTAGCAAAAGAATGTAATGTTGAGCCAGAAAATGTTTATTTATTAGTGGCTCCTACATCTTCATTGGTAGGTTCTATACAAATCAGTGGTAGAGTTGTAGAGAATGGAACATATAAAATGTTAGAGTGTTTAGAGTTTGATGTTACAAAGGTTAAATATGCCGCTGGTTTAGCTCCAATTGCCCCAATAATTGGAGATGATTTTGCTATGATGGGTGCTACAAACGATATGGTGTTATATGGAGGAATAACCTATTATTACATTAAAAGTGATGAAAATGATGATATTGAATCTCTTTGTAAGGCATTACCTTCATGCACATCAAAAGATTATGGAAAACCATTTATGGAAGTTTTTAAATCAGCTGATTATGACTTTTATAAAATAGATAAAGGTATGTTTGCTCCAGCAGTTGTAATAATTAATGATATAACAAACGGTAAGGTATACAAATCTGGAAAAATTAATGTTGAAGTACTTAAAAAATCATTAGGCTGGACAGAATTGTAA
- a CDS encoding 6-hydroxymethylpterin diphosphokinase MptE-like protein: MDMKEWEKFYNKIIEDFGFDKNKDIKSAIILNNILENADKIPIKNLKNIIEGKEVFIFGAGPSLKKHIKIIKNLNKDIPIIVADGASKAFLEEGIIPDIIVSDLDGDLNAIFECNKRGSIIVVHAHGDNIDKIKKYVPKLKNVVGSCQIPNYMELNLKNLVNFGGFTDGDRCCFLAYHFKAKKLILGGMDFGIYITKYSRPNIKSEIEIGDEIKIKKLKYAEKLINYLKNRIDIEFLK, from the coding sequence ATGGATATGAAAGAATGGGAAAAATTTTATAATAAAATTATTGAAGATTTTGGATTTGATAAAAATAAAGATATCAAAAGTGCAATAATATTAAACAATATCTTAGAGAATGCTGATAAAATTCCTATAAAAAACCTTAAAAATATCATTGAAGGGAAAGAAGTTTTTATATTTGGTGCAGGTCCTTCATTAAAAAAACATATAAAAATTATAAAAAATTTAAATAAAGATATTCCAATAATTGTTGCTGATGGGGCATCAAAGGCTTTTTTAGAAGAGGGAATTATTCCAGATATTATCGTTTCAGATTTAGACGGGGATTTAAATGCTATATTTGAATGTAATAAAAGAGGATCTATAATAGTGGTTCATGCACATGGAGATAATATTGATAAAATTAAAAAGTATGTTCCAAAGTTAAAAAATGTTGTAGGTAGTTGCCAAATTCCAAATTATATGGAGTTAAATCTAAAAAATTTAGTTAATTTTGGAGGATTTACAGATGGAGATAGATGTTGCTTTTTAGCATATCACTTTAAAGCTAAGAAGTTAATATTAGGAGGAATGGATTTTGGAATTTATATAACAAAGTATTCAAGACCCAATATAAAGAGTGAGATAGAAATTGGTGATGAAATAAAAATAAAAAAATTAAAATATGCTGAAAAATTAATAAATTACTTAAAAAATAGGATAGACATTGAATTTTTAAAATGA
- the fbp gene encoding fructose-1,6-bisphosphate aldolase/phosphatase, with the protein MENNKVTVSVIKADVGGLCGHTLAPDELLETCEGVLEEAVDEIILDYYVTRCGDDIDLIMTHRLGCDNEKVHGLAWKAFEEATKVAKELKLYGAGQDLLSDSFSGNVRGMGPGCAEMEFVERKSEPIVVFCCDKTDPTAFNYPLFKMFADPFNTAGLVFDPSMISGFRFEVHDVVGHKKVFLETPEEMYMLLALIGDYEKYAIKRIYRRKDNEIAAVVSTEKLNYIAGEYVGKDDPVAIVRAQSGFPAVGEVLEPFANPHFVPGWMRGSHWGPLMPVGEEDATPTRFDGPARIIALGFQICDGMLIGPNDLFADKGFDKAREKALEMADIIRRMGPFQPHRLPATMMEYTTVPKVLEALKDRFVPLEGLELIEEGGVKREDRRDVE; encoded by the coding sequence ATGGAGAACAATAAAGTAACTGTAAGTGTTATAAAGGCAGATGTTGGAGGGTTGTGTGGACATACTTTAGCACCAGATGAGTTATTAGAAACTTGTGAAGGTGTTTTAGAAGAGGCTGTTGATGAGATAATCTTAGATTATTATGTTACAAGATGTGGAGATGACATTGATTTAATTATGACTCACAGATTAGGTTGTGACAATGAAAAAGTTCATGGATTGGCTTGGAAGGCATTTGAAGAAGCTACAAAAGTTGCTAAGGAGTTAAAACTTTATGGTGCTGGACAAGATTTATTATCTGACAGTTTTTCAGGGAATGTTAGAGGTATGGGTCCAGGATGTGCTGAAATGGAATTTGTTGAAAGAAAGAGCGAGCCAATAGTAGTTTTCTGTTGTGATAAAACAGATCCAACAGCATTTAACTATCCATTATTTAAAATGTTTGCTGATCCATTCAATACCGCTGGTTTAGTTTTCGATCCTTCAATGATCTCTGGATTCAGATTTGAGGTTCATGATGTTGTAGGACATAAAAAAGTGTTCTTAGAAACCCCAGAAGAAATGTATATGCTCTTAGCTTTAATTGGGGACTATGAAAAATATGCTATTAAGAGAATTTATAGAAGAAAAGATAATGAAATTGCAGCAGTTGTTAGTACTGAAAAGTTAAATTATATAGCAGGAGAGTATGTTGGTAAAGACGATCCAGTAGCAATTGTTAGAGCTCAAAGTGGATTTCCAGCAGTAGGGGAGGTTTTAGAACCATTTGCCAATCCACACTTTGTTCCAGGATGGATGAGAGGTAGCCATTGGGGTCCATTAATGCCAGTTGGAGAAGAAGATGCCACTCCAACAAGATTTGACGGACCTGCAAGAATTATTGCATTAGGGTTCCAAATATGCGATGGAATGTTAATTGGACCAAATGATTTATTCGCAGATAAAGGATTTGATAAGGCAAGAGAAAAAGCCTTAGAAATGGCAGATATAATAAGAAGAATGGGTCCATTCCAACCACATAGATTACCAGCAACTATGATGGAATACACAACAGTTCCAAAAGTTTTAGAGGCATTAAAAGATAGATTTGTACCATTAGAAGGTTTAGAGTTAATTGAAGAAGGAGGAGTTAAAAGAGAAGATAGAAGAGATGTAGAATAA
- the aroA gene encoding 3-phosphoshikimate 1-carboxyvinyltransferase: MLIVKKTERLEGTIKSPPSKSYTHRAVIGASLAEGKSIIKNPLWGEDCLSSVHGCKMLGANIILDKEKDEWIVEGGKLKTPDNVIDVGNSGTTLRILTSISSQIPKGYAILTGDDSIRRRPMQPLLDALKQLNIEAFSSKMDGTAPVIVKSSKISGNVVKIRGDVSSQFITSLMMLLPFNNEDTEIILTSPLKSKPYIDVTIDILNKFGIKIDKTENGFLVYGNQKYKPINYIVEGDYSSASYLIAAGVLINSDLTIENLFSDSKQGDKAIVKIVKEMGADIKVKKDKVIINGKYNLEGIDIDVKDIPDLVPTIAVLGCFAEGKTEIFNGEHVRLKECDRLRACAVELRKMGADIKEKPDGLIIRGVKKLKGCKLNTYNDHRLVMAFTVAGLKAEGVTIIDNEESVKISFPNFVEVMKSIGANIEVK, encoded by the coding sequence TTGTTAATAGTAAAAAAAACTGAGAGATTGGAAGGAACTATTAAATCTCCTCCCTCAAAGTCATATACACATAGAGCAGTTATTGGAGCTTCTTTAGCAGAGGGTAAAAGTATAATAAAAAATCCTCTCTGGGGGGAAGATTGCTTATCATCAGTTCACGGTTGTAAAATGCTTGGAGCCAATATAATATTAGATAAAGAAAAAGATGAGTGGATTGTTGAAGGCGGAAAGTTAAAGACACCAGATAATGTAATAGATGTTGGAAATAGTGGAACTACATTAAGGATTTTAACCTCTATATCTTCACAAATACCAAAAGGATATGCAATTTTGACTGGAGATGATTCAATTAGGAGAAGACCAATGCAACCATTGTTAGATGCATTAAAACAACTCAATATAGAGGCATTTTCATCAAAAATGGACGGAACTGCCCCTGTAATAGTTAAAAGTTCTAAAATTTCAGGAAATGTTGTAAAGATTAGAGGTGATGTAAGTTCTCAGTTTATAACTTCATTAATGATGCTACTTCCATTTAATAATGAAGACACTGAAATAATTTTAACTTCTCCATTAAAATCAAAGCCCTATATTGATGTAACAATAGACATATTAAATAAATTTGGAATAAAAATTGATAAAACAGAAAATGGCTTTTTAGTTTATGGAAATCAAAAATATAAACCTATAAATTACATAGTTGAGGGAGATTATTCCTCTGCCTCTTATTTAATTGCCGCAGGTGTCTTAATAAATTCAGATTTAACAATAGAAAATTTATTTTCTGATTCAAAACAGGGAGATAAGGCAATAGTTAAAATTGTCAAAGAAATGGGGGCAGATATTAAAGTCAAAAAAGATAAGGTTATTATTAATGGAAAGTATAACTTAGAAGGTATTGATATAGATGTTAAAGACATTCCTGATTTAGTTCCTACCATAGCAGTTCTTGGATGCTTTGCAGAAGGGAAAACAGAAATATTCAATGGAGAACATGTAAGATTGAAAGAATGTGATAGATTAAGAGCATGTGCCGTAGAATTGAGAAAGATGGGAGCAGATATTAAAGAAAAACCAGATGGATTAATAATAAGAGGAGTAAAAAAATTAAAAGGATGTAAATTAAATACATACAATGACCATAGGTTGGTTATGGCATTTACAGTTGCTGGTTTAAAGGCAGAGGGAGTGACAATAATTGACAATGAGGAATCTGTAAAAATATCATTCCCAAACTTCGTTGAGGTGATGAAAAGTATAGGAGCAAATATAGAAGTGAAATAG
- the aspS gene encoding aspartate--tRNA(Asn) ligase, producing MKWKRTHYSADIKPEMDGEEVIVMGWVHSIRALGKIIFVILRDREGFLQIVAPKQKIGEELFKRIKKLGAEDVIAIKGKVIANEKAPNGFEILPLDLEVLNTAQRPLPLDPSEKVPAELDTRLENRFLDLRRPKIQAIFKIRNEMLKSVRKTLYNEGFIEVNTPKLVASCTEGGTELFPISYFEREAFLGQSPQLYKQMLMATGLDRVFEIAPIFRAEEHNTRRHLNEATSIDIEMAFADDNDAMEMLEKVVYNAFVDVYENRSKEIETLGIKFEIPPKKFDRITYDEAIDIANSKGVEIVWGQDLSREAEKAIGEEMGGLYFITDWPSETRPFYTMPKEDNPEVCKAFDLMYKDLEISSGAQRIHQYDLLVENIKKKGLNPDGFTYYLEAFKYGMPPHAGWGLGADRFTMVLTQQENIRECVLFPRDRQRLTP from the coding sequence ATGAAATGGAAAAGAACACACTATTCAGCAGATATTAAGCCAGAAATGGATGGAGAAGAAGTAATTGTAATGGGCTGGGTGCATTCAATTAGAGCGTTAGGTAAAATTATATTTGTTATTTTGAGAGATAGAGAAGGATTTTTACAAATAGTAGCACCAAAACAAAAGATTGGAGAGGAGTTATTTAAAAGAATAAAAAAACTTGGAGCTGAGGATGTTATTGCAATTAAAGGAAAGGTTATTGCAAATGAAAAAGCACCAAATGGATTTGAAATATTACCATTAGATTTAGAAGTTTTAAATACCGCTCAAAGACCTCTTCCTTTAGATCCTTCTGAAAAAGTTCCAGCAGAGTTAGATACAAGGTTAGAAAACAGATTTTTAGATTTGAGAAGACCTAAAATCCAAGCAATATTTAAAATAAGAAATGAAATGTTAAAATCCGTTAGAAAAACGCTATATAATGAAGGATTTATTGAAGTAAATACTCCAAAGTTAGTTGCATCATGCACTGAGGGAGGAACTGAACTATTCCCAATATCTTACTTTGAGAGAGAGGCTTTTTTAGGGCAGAGTCCTCAACTCTATAAACAGATGTTAATGGCTACAGGTTTGGATAGAGTGTTTGAAATAGCCCCTATATTTAGAGCTGAGGAACATAACACAAGAAGGCATTTAAATGAAGCTACATCTATAGATATTGAAATGGCATTTGCTGATGATAATGATGCTATGGAAATGTTAGAGAAGGTTGTATATAATGCATTTGTAGATGTTTATGAAAATAGAAGCAAGGAGATTGAGACATTAGGAATTAAATTTGAAATACCTCCAAAAAAATTTGATAGAATTACATATGATGAAGCTATTGATATTGCGAACTCTAAGGGCGTTGAAATTGTTTGGGGGCAAGATTTAAGTAGAGAGGCAGAGAAAGCTATTGGAGAGGAGATGGGAGGATTATACTTTATAACTGACTGGCCATCTGAGACAAGACCATTCTATACTATGCCAAAAGAAGATAATCCAGAAGTTTGTAAGGCATTTGATTTAATGTATAAAGATTTAGAAATCTCTTCTGGAGCTCAAAGAATTCATCAATATGATTTATTAGTAGAAAATATTAAGAAAAAAGGACTAAATCCAGATGGATTTACTTATTACTTAGAGGCATTTAAGTATGGAATGCCTCCACACGCTGGATGGGGTTTAGGAGCAGATAGATTCACTATGGTTTTAACACAGCAAGAAAACATTAGAGAGTGTGTCCTATTCCCAAGAGATAGACAGAGATTAACTCCATAA
- a CDS encoding ATP-binding protein, translating into MKLIKMIDNNELEEIGVVSSPSNLTELKVDIKEEVIGKNLLGNLCVIKSSQDGKDLLIFGQITDIELKNVWLEQSQIRGIIKQKGPISPISGDHDLHIGRLSIISVFSVDGNEIKVERLGTVPSTNSKVYLVNKKFMDEFNKIFSKDRKLSFIGKYYGTDVLIPFEFRDFSKGEGGFGEAIHLGIFGKTGSGKSWLAKMIITCYAKNAGMSIFIFDPQGEFSNDVKDKKDDKKIKWGDLLKSCGKDVEVVSIGDIRLIFDDKDKTLDVLERLLNNIGIEDFWKYFGVFSDKKRLLIRVIIQSIKYLTSKKCVVPYNLEDLLSKDFREVLKEVKNRSNEVYKDDKYQKELKRSIEQNKNIILKKWDEISKWFLKTENCKTIAEIVEEMKGKDKIIIINLADEEARKSGMFWNISIKYFILAELVNYIKKAGEEEYLKDRILNTLVVIDEAHRFAPKEKPDDEELDRLKSLLIDAVRTTRKYGIGWMFISQTFSSIDKGILDQLRVFFVGYGLNYGSEWRRLDEIMGGEEALNIYKTFGDPLVSCGERKPSFIVKGPIIPFIPTSKAIAIDALNFPEEFKKCNNLD; encoded by the coding sequence ATGAAATTAATTAAAATGATAGATAATAATGAATTAGAAGAAATTGGGGTTGTAAGTTCTCCATCTAACCTCACTGAGTTAAAAGTTGATATTAAAGAAGAAGTTATTGGAAAAAACTTACTTGGGAATCTCTGTGTAATTAAAAGTAGTCAGGATGGGAAAGACCTCTTAATATTTGGTCAAATCACTGATATTGAGCTTAAAAATGTTTGGCTTGAGCAATCACAAATAAGAGGCATTATTAAACAAAAAGGACCCATTTCACCAATAAGTGGAGATCATGATTTGCATATTGGAAGATTATCTATAATTTCGGTATTTTCAGTAGATGGCAACGAAATTAAGGTGGAAAGGTTAGGAACAGTTCCATCTACCAATTCAAAAGTATATTTAGTTAATAAAAAGTTTATGGATGAGTTTAATAAAATTTTTTCAAAGGATAGAAAGCTATCGTTTATTGGTAAATATTATGGAACAGATGTCTTAATACCTTTCGAATTTAGGGATTTTAGTAAAGGAGAAGGAGGCTTTGGAGAAGCGATACACTTAGGAATCTTTGGTAAAACAGGTTCTGGGAAAAGTTGGTTAGCAAAGATGATAATTACTTGTTATGCAAAGAATGCTGGGATGAGTATATTTATTTTTGATCCACAAGGGGAGTTTAGTAATGACGTTAAGGATAAAAAAGATGATAAAAAAATAAAATGGGGGGATTTACTAAAATCTTGTGGAAAAGATGTGGAAGTAGTTAGTATTGGTGATATAAGGCTTATTTTTGATGATAAGGATAAAACATTAGATGTTTTAGAGAGATTGTTAAATAATATCGGAATTGAAGATTTTTGGAAATATTTTGGTGTTTTTAGCGATAAGAAGAGATTACTCATTAGAGTAATTATTCAATCAATAAAGTATCTCACGTCAAAAAAATGTGTAGTCCCATATAACCTTGAAGATTTATTATCTAAAGATTTTAGAGAAGTGTTAAAAGAAGTAAAAAATAGAAGTAATGAAGTATATAAAGATGATAAATATCAGAAAGAATTAAAAAGAAGCATTGAACAAAATAAAAATATAATTCTAAAAAAATGGGATGAAATTTCAAAATGGTTTTTAAAAACGGAGAATTGTAAAACTATTGCTGAAATTGTAGAAGAAATGAAAGGAAAAGATAAAATAATTATTATTAATTTAGCAGATGAAGAAGCGAGAAAATCAGGAATGTTTTGGAATATATCTATTAAATACTTTATATTAGCAGAATTAGTTAATTATATTAAAAAAGCTGGGGAAGAAGAATATCTCAAAGATAGAATACTAAACACGTTAGTTGTTATAGATGAAGCTCATAGATTTGCACCTAAAGAAAAACCTGATGATGAGGAGTTAGATAGATTAAAATCATTATTAATAGATGCTGTTAGAACTACAAGAAAATATGGAATTGGATGGATGTTTATTAGCCAAACATTTTCAAGTATTGACAAGGGAATTTTAGACCAGTTAAGGGTTTTCTTTGTAGGTTATGGATTAAATTATGGAAGTGAATGGAGACGTTTGGATGAAATTATGGGTGGGGAAGAGGCTTTGAATATATATAAAACATTTGGAGATCCTTTAGTAAGTTGTGGAGAGAGAAAGCCATCTTTCATAGTAAAAGGACCAATAATACCATTTATTCCTACAAGTAAAGCTATAGCAATAGATGCTTTAAACTTTCCAGAAGAATTTAAAAAATGCAATAATCTTGATTAA